A genomic window from Cupriavidus basilensis includes:
- a CDS encoding cytochrome D1 domain-containing protein, whose amino-acid sequence MVAAPALAEVVVVLNSGDATVTLIDKDTQKVLETFPIGKEPHHLIATPDDKSLIVANAVGNDLVFLDPVTGKVQQRLPNIDDPYQIGFSPDQKWFLTTGNRLDRVDVYRWDGKALKIAKQLPLAKTPSHIAFTADSRVAFVTLQDSNEVVAIDLPTQTVMWRMNAGSAPAGVWVTPDQKYLLVGMTGADYVAVIDWHTRTVVKQIQTGKGAHNFRAVGDKRHLFLSNRVSGTISIIDQQTLAKVGDITGLPAGPDDMELTADGKTLWVSFRWARSVGLIDVASRKLVKTIRVGRSPHGIYFRTRAPLY is encoded by the coding sequence ATGGTAGCGGCGCCGGCGTTGGCGGAAGTGGTGGTGGTGCTCAATTCGGGTGATGCTACCGTCACCTTGATCGACAAGGACACCCAGAAGGTGCTGGAGACGTTCCCGATCGGGAAGGAGCCGCACCACCTGATCGCCACGCCCGACGACAAATCGCTGATCGTTGCCAATGCGGTCGGCAACGACCTCGTGTTCCTCGACCCGGTCACCGGCAAGGTCCAGCAGCGCCTGCCCAATATCGACGATCCCTACCAGATCGGCTTCTCGCCCGACCAGAAGTGGTTCCTGACCACGGGCAACCGCCTCGATCGCGTCGACGTGTATCGCTGGGACGGCAAGGCGCTCAAGATCGCCAAGCAACTGCCGCTGGCCAAGACACCGAGCCATATCGCCTTTACCGCCGACAGCCGTGTTGCCTTTGTCACGCTGCAGGACTCCAACGAGGTGGTCGCCATCGACCTGCCCACGCAGACCGTGATGTGGCGCATGAACGCCGGTTCGGCGCCGGCGGGCGTGTGGGTTACGCCGGACCAGAAATACCTGCTGGTGGGCATGACCGGTGCCGACTACGTCGCCGTGATCGACTGGCATACCCGCACCGTGGTCAAGCAGATCCAGACCGGCAAGGGCGCGCACAATTTCCGCGCGGTGGGCGACAAGCGCCATCTGTTCTTGTCCAACCGGGTCTCCGGCACCATCAGCATCATCGACCAGCAGACCCTGGCCAAGGTTGGCGACATCACCGGCCTGCCGGCTGGCCCCGATGACATGGAGCTGACCGCCGACGGCAAGACCTTGTGGGTGAGCTTCCGCTGGGCGCGTTCGGTGGGCCTGATCGACGTGGCCAGCCGCAAGCTGGTCAAGACCATTCGCGTGGGCCGCTCGCCGCACGGCATTTATTTCCGTACCCGCGCGCCGCTTTATTGA